The proteins below come from a single Mycobacterium parmense genomic window:
- a CDS encoding cytochrome P450 has product MEQLFDDLEDFGAFDDAISGDVRDPYTELARLRREEPVQRLETSGALPHEESLPMFIVYRHQDIAQMLRDNETFSSAAVIAAFGPVLGDGVMLGMDEPVHGRLRSLVSKAFSQKSLARWQDELVGRVANSLIDNFAPNGKADLVKEFTFDYPSRIIAGLLGLPEKDYPQFQRWSISLLSWLMNPERGLAASAALCEYFAPILEARRTEPKDDLISALGAAEIDGEKLADEEIFSFLRLLLPAGVETTYRSLGSLLLALLSNPAQLDAVRADRSLLPAAIEEGVRWESPLLTITRVATRDTELGGVAIPAGATVMPMLGSANRQEDRYPDPDRFDIHRESRAHLGWGHGVHVCLGMHLARLEMRTAINLLLDRLPNLRLDPDGDDPHIRGQVFRSPTSVPVLFDPQ; this is encoded by the coding sequence ATGGAACAGCTTTTCGACGACCTGGAGGATTTCGGCGCCTTCGACGACGCGATCTCCGGTGACGTGCGAGACCCGTACACCGAATTGGCGCGGCTGCGCCGCGAGGAACCGGTGCAGCGGCTCGAGACATCGGGAGCGCTCCCGCACGAAGAATCACTGCCGATGTTCATCGTGTATCGCCACCAGGACATTGCGCAGATGCTGCGCGACAACGAGACGTTCTCCTCAGCCGCCGTCATCGCCGCATTCGGCCCCGTGCTGGGCGACGGCGTGATGCTCGGCATGGACGAACCCGTCCACGGCCGGCTGCGTTCGCTGGTGTCGAAGGCGTTCTCGCAGAAGTCGTTGGCGCGCTGGCAGGACGAGTTGGTGGGCCGGGTGGCCAACAGCCTGATCGACAACTTCGCGCCCAACGGCAAGGCGGATCTGGTCAAGGAGTTCACCTTCGACTACCCGAGCCGGATCATCGCGGGACTGCTGGGCCTGCCGGAGAAGGACTACCCCCAGTTCCAGCGGTGGTCGATCTCGCTGCTCAGCTGGCTGATGAACCCGGAACGCGGGCTGGCGGCCTCGGCGGCCCTGTGCGAGTACTTCGCGCCGATCCTCGAGGCGCGCCGAACCGAGCCGAAGGACGACCTGATCAGCGCGCTCGGTGCGGCCGAGATCGACGGCGAGAAGCTCGCCGACGAGGAGATCTTCTCGTTCCTGCGGCTGCTGCTGCCCGCCGGCGTCGAGACGACCTACCGTTCCCTGGGCAGCCTGCTGCTGGCGCTGTTGTCGAATCCGGCGCAACTGGACGCCGTCCGGGCGGACCGGTCGCTTTTGCCGGCGGCCATCGAGGAGGGTGTGCGCTGGGAATCGCCCCTGTTGACGATCACCCGCGTCGCCACCCGCGACACCGAACTCGGCGGTGTGGCGATCCCGGCCGGCGCGACGGTGATGCCGATGCTGGGTTCGGCGAACCGGCAAGAAGATCGCTATCCCGATCCGGACCGGTTCGACATCCACCGCGAGTCAAGGGCGCACCTGGGCTGGGGACACGGCGTGCACGTCTGCCTCGGCATGCATCTGGCACGCCTCGAAATGCGCACGGCCATCAACCTTTTGCTGGACCGGCTGCCCAATCTTCGGCTGGACCCGGACGGGGACGACCCGCATATTCGCGGACAGGTG
- a CDS encoding SDR family oxidoreductase translates to MAEPRTVVITGASRGLGFASAVRLYREGWRVVAAMRTPDEGMPRLREATGAAPADDRLIGVQLDLVDGASVAAAAKTIEDAVGAPYAIVHNAGISAVGMVEETDTALWQNMFATSVLGPVELTKALLPSMRAAGEGRIVLVSSAAGVRGQPATAPYSAAKGALERWGESLACEIAPFGLGVTVLVAGTYDTEIITDAGTTDNRDLAGPYARLHTTMNSRGRAAMKLARPPERFTDGLLKALDDRGAFRRHGVGPDASMLLAFSRVLPASGMHHVSRIVLGIPKQGSMRGGAWPLTCNQRAMVYAARVLPQPVLQRLASMAAKRKGNQGT, encoded by the coding sequence ATGGCTGAGCCCCGCACCGTCGTCATCACCGGCGCGTCCCGCGGTCTGGGCTTCGCCTCGGCCGTGCGGCTCTACCGCGAGGGCTGGCGGGTGGTTGCGGCGATGCGCACACCCGATGAGGGAATGCCGCGACTGCGCGAGGCGACCGGCGCGGCCCCAGCCGACGATCGACTGATCGGCGTGCAGCTCGACCTGGTCGATGGCGCGTCGGTGGCCGCGGCGGCCAAGACCATCGAGGACGCCGTCGGAGCGCCGTACGCGATCGTCCACAACGCGGGTATCTCTGCCGTCGGCATGGTAGAGGAGACCGATACGGCGTTGTGGCAGAACATGTTCGCCACCAGCGTCCTGGGGCCGGTCGAACTCACCAAGGCCCTCCTGCCGTCGATGCGGGCGGCGGGTGAGGGCCGCATCGTGCTGGTGTCCAGCGCGGCCGGGGTGCGGGGTCAGCCCGCCACGGCGCCTTACTCGGCGGCCAAGGGGGCGTTGGAGCGGTGGGGCGAGTCGTTGGCATGCGAGATCGCGCCCTTCGGGCTCGGCGTCACCGTGCTGGTGGCCGGCACCTACGACACGGAAATCATCACCGACGCGGGCACCACCGACAATCGCGACCTCGCCGGCCCGTACGCCCGGCTGCACACCACCATGAACTCCCGGGGAAGGGCCGCGATGAAGCTCGCCCGGCCACCCGAACGATTCACCGACGGCCTGCTCAAGGCGCTCGATGATCGGGGGGCGTTCCGCCGCCACGGGGTGGGCCCGGACGCGTCGATGCTGTTGGCGTTCAGCCGGGTGCTGCCGGCATCCGGCATGCACCACGTGTCCCGGATCGTGCTGGGCATACCCAAGCAAGGGTCGATGCGGGGCGGGGCCTGGCCGCTGACGTGCAACCAGCGGGCGATGGTGTACGCGGCGCGCGTTCTTCCTCAGCCGGTGCTGCAGCGCCTGGCGTCGATGGCGGCAAAGCGCAAGGGAAATCAGGGGACGTGA